In the Thermus filiformis genome, TGTGGAAGGGGGACACATGGGAAAACCTCTTCTCCCCTGTGCGCTCCCGGGGGGAGGAGCTCCTCCCCGTCCGGGTCCTCCTGGGCTACCTCCGGGGCTACTTCCTTTACCGGGAGGTCCCCGAGAACGACCAGGCCTTCTGGATGGCGTTCCTGAAGGATCTAGGCCTTGAGGATAGGTCCCAGCCCAGCCCCCAGGAGTACGACCGGCTCTGGGAGGCCCTGAGCGGCTGGGAGGAGACCCGGCCCCACCTCCGCTACCAAGAGAGCGGGAAACGGGACTTCGTCGGCACCCTGGACGCCATCTTCCACTTCCGGGCCCTGCGCCTCAAGGAGCTCAAGGAGGCCTTCCTGGCCTTCTATCAGACGGGGGAGCTTCCGGAAAAGGCCCGGCCCTACGAGCGCCTCTTCCGAAAGCTCAAAGACGCGGTGGACCTCCTGGTGACCGAGGAAGAACCGCCGGACCTGGAGGACGAGGAGGCCGTGCGCACCCACCTGGAGGGAAGGGGGGTCTACCTAGGGGAGTCCGACCCCGTGCGCCTCCTCTTCAACCGCTCCCCTAAGGCCCTGAAGGACCTGTGCGAAAAACTGGGAGGAAGGAAGCCCAAGGTCCCGTCCTTCCAGAGCAAGCAGGTGCAGGTAGAGTTTCTGGAAAACCCTCGGGGCCTCGAGCAGATCTACCCCCAACTCCGCCATGAGCTCCTGGTGGAGGGGTGGCGGGTTCACGGGAAGGTGGTCCTGGAGGACGGCCGCTTCAAGCGCTTCTCCTGGGTGCCCCGGTACACCCCGGAAGGAGAGCCCATCCCCGAGGAGGTAGAGGTCTCCTTCGGCGAAGGGGAGCGGGTGCGCTTCCGCCTGCACCACCGGGCCTTCGCTGTCCGGTTCTCCCGTCCCGTCTGGAGGTTCGGGGAGCCCTTGGAGGTCCGACCCATCGGCTTTGACCCCGGGAAACACCCCTTGCGCTACTTCCTGGCCTCCGGCGGGGAGGCCCGGGGAAGGCCGGAGGAGCTCACCCCTCAGGACCTCACCGACACCCTGGTGGTGGAGGTCCGGACCGACGGCCAGGGGGACGTCTGGAGACGGATCGGCACCCTGCCCGTGGAGAACCGGGTGCGCCTGGAAGCCTGGGTGGAGGCCAGGGGGGTCTTCGCCCGAGTCTTTCCCCCGGGGCTTCCGGTCAGGATCCGGGTCTTCGCCGGGAAGCGCCTGGTCCAGGAGGCCACCCTCGGAACCGGGCCCCAGGAAACGCTCCTGGTCCAGCCCGGCCTAACCCCCCTCCGGGTGGAGGTGGAGGCGGCGGGAGAGGTCCGGGTCCTCACCCTTCCCCCTCGAGGGTGGGCGGAGGCATGGTGGCGCCAAGGCCTGGGGTTTGGGGGGTGGCCTCGAGGGCAGCGACCTTAGGTGTCGCCTCCTCACCTTACCGTTACAACCGGAGGTGAACCATGGTGCAGAGGCTCCCCTTTATTGCCCTTGGAGACGAAAGGGTAGCGGTCTTCGTGGACGGGCAGAACCTCTTCCACGCCCTCAAAAAGCGGGGTATCTTCCACCTGGACTACGAGAAGATGGCCCGAGCGCTGGCTGCTCCCTACGGCAGGCTGGAGCGTCGGCTCCTGGTGACCGGGGTCTGGGTGGAGGCGGGGGGTTACATCCGACAAAGAAGGTTCACGGACGCCCTGCGCTACCAAGGCTGGGAGGTAGTGGAGACGCGGGTGGAGGAGCGGCCGGAAAGGTGGGTGGAGAAGGAATCGGACACGGCCTTAGCCTTTCACATGACGGAGGACGCGATAAAGGACCGCTGGGACATCCTGATCCTGGTCTCGGGGGACGGGGACCTGGCCTATCCGGTGCGGAAGCTTCGCCAGATGGGGAAGCGCGTGGTGGTGGTCCAGTTCGAGGAGTTCCTGTCCCACCACCTGAAGGAGGCTGCGGACAAGGTGGTCCTTCTGGATGACTTCCTGGGGGGAAGGCTGGCGGAGTTCACCTACGAAGGGGCCGCCTGAACGGTGGAGGGCCCTCCCTTCAGGCACGGAAGGCGAGGGGCCCGGGGACGGAAGCGAGGGGCCTCTCCGGTGAAGGACTCTGCGTGCACGGGTCTTTTTCCCGCGCCCCTCTTTAAGCCTGGGCTAGACTCGTAGGTATATGAGGACTTTTATCGCGTTCTACATCCTTTGGGCCCTGGCCTTAGCAGGCCAGTGCCCGGCCCCGTCTGAGGCCGCCAAACCAGCTCCTCTGCCCGAGCGCTATCGCTTCGTCTTCGTGGTGGATACCTCAGGTTCCATGATGGGCCTGGGAGACGGCAAAGCGGTCATCTTCCCCAAGGTGAAGGCGGAGCTCTTGCGCTTTGTGGCCAACCTGCCCCCAGGGTCGGAACTCATCCTCGTCCCCTTTCACCAGGGCCCCCAAGAACAGGTGCGCTTCCGGCTCCCTGAAGAGCGCGCCCGGGCCGAAGCCTATATCCGAAGCCTCGAGGCCAAAGGACAAAACACCTGGATCTACCGAACCCTCGTCCAGCTCCTGGACAGCCTCAACCCCGAGCCCGGCCTGGCCACGATCTACTACATCTTCACGGATGGGATCGACAACGACCACACGGGACCCTACCGGATGCGGGACGTAGTGGCCCGGCTTCGGCTCAAGCAGGGGCCTTACGATTGGGT is a window encoding:
- a CDS encoding LabA-like NYN domain-containing protein, with the translated sequence MVQRLPFIALGDERVAVFVDGQNLFHALKKRGIFHLDYEKMARALAAPYGRLERRLLVTGVWVEAGGYIRQRRFTDALRYQGWEVVETRVEERPERWVEKESDTALAFHMTEDAIKDRWDILILVSGDGDLAYPVRKLRQMGKRVVVVQFEEFLSHHLKEAADKVVLLDDFLGGRLAEFTYEGAA